In Bradyrhizobium sp. 170, the DNA window ATGCCATCCTCTATCAGAACGACGACCTCGGCAAAGATTATGTCAACGCCTTCAAGGCGTTTCTCGGCAAGGATTTCGACCGGAAGGTCGTCACCGCTTCCTATGAGGTCACTGAACCGACGGTTGACTCGCAGGTGGTCAATCTAAAGAGCTCCGGCGCGGATGCCCTCGTGATCGCCGGCACACCGAAGTTCGCCGCTCAGGCCATCCGGCAAGCCTCGGTAATCGGCTGGAAGGCGACAGTAATCCTCGACTTCCCATCCGGCTCAGTCGGAGGCACGCTCGCGCCTGCCGGCCTCGACAAATCGGTCGGCGTGATCGTCGGCACGACCAACAAGGATATTCTGGACCCGGAATGGAAAGATGACCCGGGCATGCAGGCCTACCGGGTGTTTTTTGATAAGTATTTGCCGGGCGCCGATATCACCAACGGCAGCTATCTGACCGGTTATCAGCAAGGCATCCTGCTCGAGCAGATCTTAAAGCAATGCGGCAATGATCTGTCCCGCAAGAATATTCTTGCCCAAGCCAAGAACCTGAGGGATTTCGTGGTTCCGACTGCGCTGCCCGGCATCAAGGTCAACACCACCGACACCGAGAACATGATCTGGACCCAAATGCGATTGCAGCGCTGGAGTGGCACGAGCTGGCAAGCCTTCGGCGAAGTGCTGGACGCGAGGTCCGAGTGACCTCGCCGGGGTAAGCGACAGGTGCGGCAGTTGGATTAAGGGCGAACTGCCGCGGGCCTGGCCCGGAAGCAGATTGACGATCGTGTTATCCGAGGGGGACATCGCCCGTGGCGAACCGCCTGTAGCACGCTCGGTCGACCCATCCCGTAACTCAGGAGATTATTTTCGATGTCGAAGGCACTGACGTTTGCGCCGCGAGAGCTTTCCATAGAGCGTCGAACAGATGGCACGCTCCTGTTGAGTTCGCCTATAAAGTTGGGAAAGTGCGATTGGCGCATCACGGACTTCCTTCCGACCTGGGCAAATTCCTTTCCGGATAGAATCTTTCTTGCGCAACGCAATGCGAGTGGGGGGTGGGACAAGATAACCTATAGCGAAGCATGGTCGCAGGTTCAGGCGGTTGGCCAAAGCCTGATCGATATGGGCGCAAAGCCGGCTGACAAGCTGGCGATACTTTCAGGAAACTCCATTGAGAACGCGGTGATCTCGTTTGCAGCGATGTCGATAGGGGTAATCCTGGCACCGATATCGCCAAACTATACGCTGATGCCCGGTGGCCTGGCTCGTCTCAAGGACATCGCGGAAACGTTGAGCCCGAATTTCGTTTTCGTTCAGAGCGGACGCGACTTTTCAGCTGGCCGCTCCATTCCCGAACTGGCAGCCGCGACCTGGATCAGCGTCGATGGCGCGCCGGACACGGTCCCTTTCCGGAATCTG includes these proteins:
- a CDS encoding ABC transporter substrate-binding protein, with amino-acid sequence MLTKWKTVAALALLLSGPALAAEEPGITATEIKIGGVFPFSGPASSIGLVGRGVMAYVQSVNDRGGINGRKINYIAYDDAYSPPKAVEHVRKLVESDEVSFMFGQLGTPGITATAKYLRSKGVPSIAIISGSSKFTEVANYPLTTTGLVSYDTEGKIYAKYLTRALPNAKYAILYQNDDLGKDYVNAFKAFLGKDFDRKVVTASYEVTEPTVDSQVVNLKSSGADALVIAGTPKFAAQAIRQASVIGWKATVILDFPSGSVGGTLAPAGLDKSVGVIVGTTNKDILDPEWKDDPGMQAYRVFFDKYLPGADITNGSYLTGYQQGILLEQILKQCGNDLSRKNILAQAKNLRDFVVPTALPGIKVNTTDTENMIWTQMRLQRWSGTSWQAFGEVLDARSE